The following proteins are co-located in the Myroides profundi genome:
- the upp gene encoding uracil phosphoribosyltransferase — protein MKIHYISAENSILNHFLAQLRDVNIQKDSMRFRKNIERIGEIMSYELSKKLPYKDIAVQTPLGVKHTTCIEDNVVLCSILRAGLALHTGFMNFFDNAENGFVSAYRRHGKHGEASEILVEYQAAPSFQDKILILIDPMLATGQSLVAVINKLMAEEKPKELHIAVVIAAPEGVQYLEENLPDNVNLWVATLDEKLDDHNYIVPGLGDAGDLAYGHKL, from the coding sequence ATGAAAATTCATTATATTTCAGCAGAAAACAGTATCCTAAACCACTTTTTAGCACAACTTAGAGACGTTAATATCCAAAAAGATAGCATGCGATTTAGAAAAAATATCGAGCGAATCGGAGAGATTATGTCTTATGAGTTAAGTAAGAAGTTACCTTATAAAGATATTGCTGTACAAACTCCTCTAGGAGTAAAACACACAACATGCATTGAAGACAATGTAGTATTATGTTCTATCCTACGTGCTGGTTTAGCACTACACACAGGATTTATGAACTTCTTTGACAACGCTGAGAATGGATTCGTATCTGCTTATCGCCGTCATGGAAAACACGGTGAAGCTAGTGAGATCTTAGTTGAGTATCAAGCGGCACCTTCATTCCAAGACAAAATATTGATCCTTATTGACCCTATGTTAGCTACAGGACAATCTCTAGTAGCCGTAATCAATAAGCTAATGGCTGAAGAAAAGCCAAAAGAACTACATATAGCTGTAGTTATCGCTGCTCCTGAAGGAGTACAATACTTAGAAGAAAACCTTCCTGATAATGTAAATCTATGGGTAGCTACTCTAGATGAGAAATTAGACGATCACAATTATATCGTACCAGGACTTGGTGATGCTGGAGATTTAGCATACGGACATAAACTATAA
- a CDS encoding glycosyltransferase family 9 protein, translated as MAQLKHILVFRLSAMGDVAMTVPVVRALVAQHPDVRVTVVSRPFFKPFFKDIDRVDFFAIDVKKRHKGFLGLIRLFSDLKKLKVDYFADFHNVLRAQIIRTLFSLSGTKVAALDKGREGKKELTRAENKVFKQLPTMFSNHQNTLAKLGFKVDLTNPQFPAVPELAPELLQYVKEKDTIWIGIAPFAQYDTKVYPLNLMQQVVDSLAEREKSIIFLFGGGEKEIALLNQLKRDNYNVIVMAGKVKFDIEINLIQHLDVMLSMDSGNAHIAAMLGKKVVTLWGATHPYAGFAPFNQPADYCITADRSQYPLLPTSVYGNKIVEGYENAMHTIDPQVVCDKVIEVIKSDK; from the coding sequence GTGGCACAGTTGAAACATATATTGGTATTTAGATTGTCTGCTATGGGGGATGTCGCTATGACAGTGCCTGTAGTGCGTGCTTTAGTAGCACAGCATCCAGATGTACGAGTGACTGTAGTATCTCGTCCTTTTTTCAAACCTTTTTTTAAAGATATAGACAGGGTTGATTTCTTTGCAATTGACGTAAAGAAACGACACAAAGGATTCTTAGGTTTGATAAGATTATTTAGTGACTTAAAGAAGCTTAAGGTTGATTATTTTGCTGATTTTCACAATGTACTACGAGCGCAGATTATCAGAACTTTATTTAGTTTAAGTGGTACTAAAGTTGCCGCATTAGACAAAGGAAGAGAAGGAAAGAAAGAACTTACTCGAGCAGAGAACAAAGTCTTTAAACAGTTGCCTACGATGTTTTCTAATCATCAGAATACATTAGCTAAACTTGGTTTTAAAGTGGATTTAACTAATCCTCAATTCCCCGCTGTACCAGAGTTAGCTCCTGAGTTATTACAATATGTAAAGGAGAAAGATACCATATGGATTGGGATTGCTCCTTTCGCACAGTATGATACGAAAGTGTATCCTCTTAACTTGATGCAACAAGTGGTAGACTCCTTAGCAGAACGTGAGAAGTCTATTATATTCTTATTTGGTGGAGGAGAAAAGGAAATAGCTTTATTGAATCAGCTAAAACGCGATAACTATAATGTAATCGTGATGGCAGGTAAGGTGAAGTTTGATATAGAGATTAATCTTATACAGCATTTAGATGTAATGCTATCAATGGATTCAGGAAATGCACATATAGCAGCCATGCTTGGTAAGAAAGTTGTGACTCTGTGGGGAGCGACACACCCTTATGCGGGCTTTGCGCCGTTTAATCAACCTGCAGACTATTGTATCACTGCGGATAGGTCACAGTATCCATTATTACCTACGTCTGTGTATGGAAATAAGATTGTAGAAGGGTATGAAAACGCCATGCATACAATAGATCCACAAGTAGTGTGTGACAAGGTTATAGAAGTAATAAAATCAGATAAATAA
- a CDS encoding DUF6427 family protein yields MLASIFSKTKPINYIILTILILLISVLYLFIDQDQLVWTTYEFGKRTVLLALLMVMMYLSQFIATRNRLVRDNAYVPLLFVSFLMLFPTVLVHSKVIITNYFIMLALRRIFSLHSLKQSKEKMFDTSLWIFVAGLFHFWSVLFLLLLFFAITYFGAKDYRNWFIPIIAFFCVSIFLELYLVITDGSYYDWFWEKCRVSFDFMYFENVYQNIALAVYVPIALLFFVSQAASISSKPFNMQSTYKKILLSFLIGVAIYVISAEKNNGTLIFTFFPLAVLGANYIEDIPQKWRREAIVYSVFGLGVFFYFMQLVL; encoded by the coding sequence ATGTTAGCAAGTATTTTTAGTAAAACAAAACCAATTAATTACATTATACTGACCATCTTAATTCTATTAATCAGTGTTTTGTACTTATTTATAGACCAAGATCAGTTGGTTTGGACTACTTATGAGTTTGGTAAAAGAACTGTTTTACTAGCTTTGCTAATGGTGATGATGTATTTATCACAGTTTATTGCTACTCGTAATCGATTAGTAAGGGACAATGCTTATGTACCTCTTTTATTTGTATCTTTTTTAATGCTATTCCCTACAGTTTTAGTACATAGTAAGGTTATTATAACCAACTACTTTATCATGTTAGCATTGAGAAGGATATTCTCATTACATTCATTGAAGCAGTCTAAGGAGAAGATGTTTGATACCTCTTTATGGATTTTTGTAGCAGGGTTATTTCACTTTTGGAGTGTATTATTTTTACTTCTATTGTTCTTTGCGATAACTTATTTTGGAGCAAAAGATTATAGAAACTGGTTTATTCCAATCATTGCTTTTTTCTGTGTTTCTATATTTTTAGAATTGTACTTAGTGATCACAGACGGTAGTTATTATGACTGGTTCTGGGAGAAGTGCAGAGTGAGCTTTGACTTTATGTATTTTGAGAACGTATATCAGAATATAGCTTTGGCAGTCTATGTACCTATCGCTTTATTGTTCTTTGTTAGCCAAGCAGCGAGTATTTCTTCGAAGCCTTTTAATATGCAAAGCACCTATAAGAAAATACTATTATCTTTCCTTATAGGCGTTGCTATTTATGTGATTTCTGCTGAAAAGAACAACGGAACTTTAATATTTACTTTCTTCCCATTAGCTGTTTTAGGAGCTAATTATATAGAAGATATTCCACAGAAGTGGAGAAGAGAAGCCATAGTATACAGCGTATTTGGACTAGGGGTATTCTTCTACTTCATGCAGTTAGTATTATAG
- the argG gene encoding argininosuccinate synthase: protein MNNKKVVLAFSGGLDTSFCVIYLKEELGYEVHSVVVNTGGFDAAEVKAIEEKAYALGVASHTTIDETEDYYNDSVKYLIFGNVLKNATYPLSVSAERVCQATAIANYAKKIGAEAVAHGSTGAGNDQVRFDMIFNILVPSIQIITPIRDLKLSREEEIEFLQKHGVEINAEKAKYSINKGLWGTSVGGKETLTSNLYLPEEAWPTPVTKATPETVEITFEKGEPVALNGKQLKPTEVIQQLQDLAQPFGIGRDIHVGDTIIGIKGRVGFEAAGPIILVKAHHTLEKHTLTKWQLSWKEQLASFYGNYLHEGQFHDPVMRDMEAFLSSTQQTVSGKVIVELHPHRFVVIGIESEHDLMSNKFGSYGEMNNAWTGEDVKGFSKIFGNQVMIWHKVNNQDQ from the coding sequence ATGAATAATAAGAAAGTTGTATTAGCATTTAGCGGAGGATTAGACACTAGCTTCTGTGTAATTTATTTAAAAGAAGAGTTAGGGTATGAAGTACACTCTGTAGTGGTAAACACAGGTGGATTTGATGCAGCAGAAGTGAAGGCTATCGAAGAGAAAGCGTATGCTTTAGGAGTTGCTTCTCACACGACTATCGATGAGACAGAGGACTACTATAATGACAGTGTGAAGTACTTGATTTTTGGTAACGTATTGAAGAATGCTACTTATCCATTATCAGTAAGTGCTGAACGTGTATGTCAGGCTACAGCTATTGCTAATTACGCTAAGAAGATTGGTGCCGAAGCGGTTGCTCACGGTAGTACAGGGGCAGGGAATGACCAAGTGCGTTTTGATATGATCTTTAATATATTGGTGCCTAGTATACAGATTATTACACCTATTAGAGATCTAAAATTAAGCAGAGAAGAAGAGATTGAGTTCTTACAAAAACACGGTGTCGAAATCAATGCAGAGAAAGCGAAATATTCAATTAATAAAGGTTTATGGGGAACTTCAGTAGGTGGAAAAGAAACCCTAACCTCTAATCTATATTTACCAGAAGAGGCATGGCCTACACCAGTGACTAAAGCGACTCCTGAGACAGTGGAGATTACTTTTGAGAAGGGTGAGCCAGTAGCTTTAAATGGTAAGCAACTAAAACCTACTGAGGTTATCCAACAGTTACAAGACTTAGCTCAACCATTCGGTATCGGTAGAGATATCCACGTAGGAGACACAATCATTGGTATCAAAGGGAGAGTTGGTTTTGAAGCAGCAGGGCCTATTATTTTAGTGAAAGCACACCACACTTTAGAGAAACATACGTTGACGAAGTGGCAATTGAGCTGGAAAGAGCAGTTAGCATCATTCTATGGTAACTACCTACACGAAGGACAGTTCCATGATCCAGTAATGAGAGATATGGAAGCATTCTTGAGTAGTACACAGCAGACCGTAAGTGGTAAAGTAATCGTAGAGTTACACCCACATCGTTTTGTAGTGATAGGTATAGAGTCAGAGCATGACCTAATGTCTAATAAGTTTGGTAGCTATGGAGAGATGAACAATGCATGGACAGGCGAAGATGTAAAAGGGTTCTCTAAGATCTTTGGTAACCAAGTCATGATTTGGCACAAAGTTAATAACCAAGACCAATAG
- a CDS encoding adenine phosphoribosyltransferase → MNIADYIRDIQDFPKEGIGFKDITPLLNDHAAMVEATNQLLALVGDKKIDRVVGMESRGYFFATLLAEKLGAGFIPVRKPGKLPFDTISEAYGLEYGTDILEIHTDSIKPGEKVLIHDDVLATGGTAEAVCKLVERLGGEIVQVNFLMELSFLHGRDKLSNYDVKSLISY, encoded by the coding sequence ATGAACATAGCAGATTATATTAGAGATATTCAAGATTTTCCGAAGGAAGGTATTGGTTTTAAAGATATCACTCCATTATTAAATGACCATGCAGCTATGGTAGAAGCTACTAATCAGTTATTAGCATTAGTAGGTGATAAGAAGATTGATAGAGTAGTAGGGATGGAGAGTAGAGGTTACTTTTTTGCTACTTTGTTAGCAGAGAAGCTTGGAGCAGGATTTATTCCTGTGCGTAAACCAGGTAAACTTCCTTTTGACACGATATCTGAAGCGTATGGATTAGAGTACGGAACAGATATCCTAGAGATACATACTGATTCGATTAAGCCAGGAGAGAAGGTATTAATCCATGATGACGTATTAGCTACAGGAGGTACAGCAGAGGCTGTATGTAAGCTTGTAGAGCGTTTAGGAGGTGAGATAGTACAAGTAAACTTCTTAATGGAACTATCATTCTTACACGGAAGAGATAAGTTATCTAATTATGACGTGAAAAGCTTAATTAGCTACTAA
- a CDS encoding N-acetyltransferase gives MNSNQFIVIPANETHVGYAEQICEEMAQSALARGTGIARRKPEYVANKMVEGKAVIALHIDGTWAGFCYIETWSHGDYVANSGLIVNPVFRKEGLAKAIKKCVFELSRKKYPKAKIFGLTTGFAVMKINSDLGYEPVPYSELTQDEMFWKGCESCVNFQILQSKEKKNCLCTAMLWNPEDKEKELRNKIDQKTKAKERLKNMQKKYSLLKRLQMQLKKTVKKTHLF, from the coding sequence ATGAATTCAAATCAGTTTATCGTAATTCCTGCGAATGAAACACACGTAGGATATGCGGAACAAATTTGTGAAGAAATGGCTCAGTCAGCTCTTGCTAGAGGGACTGGTATTGCTAGAAGAAAACCAGAGTACGTTGCCAATAAAATGGTTGAAGGTAAGGCTGTTATCGCCCTACATATTGATGGTACTTGGGCTGGTTTTTGTTACATAGAGACTTGGAGTCACGGTGATTATGTAGCCAATTCTGGACTGATTGTTAATCCTGTTTTTAGAAAAGAGGGACTGGCAAAAGCTATTAAAAAATGTGTTTTTGAATTATCTAGAAAGAAATATCCAAAGGCTAAAATATTCGGTCTAACTACAGGGTTTGCTGTTATGAAGATCAACTCAGATTTAGGCTATGAGCCTGTGCCTTACTCAGAACTTACTCAGGATGAGATGTTCTGGAAAGGGTGTGAGAGTTGTGTAAACTTCCAAATCTTACAGAGCAAAGAGAAGAAGAACTGTCTTTGTACAGCCATGCTTTGGAACCCAGAAGATAAAGAAAAAGAGCTTCGGAATAAAATAGACCAAAAGACCAAAGCAAAAGAGAGACTTAAAAATATGCAGAAAAAGTACTCATTGCTGAAACGATTGCAAATGCAATTGAAGAAAACAGTCAAAAAAACACATCTATTTTAA
- a CDS encoding DUF4254 domain-containing protein produces MFSELAFPIFEESIRDYHKFDNVDQPINNPYPKDDIKHLLYLKNWIDTVQWHFEDIIRDPQIDPVAALTLKRRIDASNQERTDMVEYIDSYFLQKHKDVQVKATAKINSESPAWAIDRLSILSLKIYHMNEEATRPEATQDHRDKCQAKLDVLLEQKKDLTTAIDDLLNDIANGDKYMKVYKQMKMYNDEELNPVLYQNKK; encoded by the coding sequence ATGTTTTCAGAATTAGCATTTCCAATATTCGAAGAGAGTATTCGTGACTATCATAAATTTGATAATGTTGACCAGCCAATCAACAACCCATATCCAAAAGATGATATTAAACATTTATTGTATTTAAAGAACTGGATTGACACTGTTCAATGGCATTTCGAAGATATTATCCGCGATCCACAGATCGATCCTGTAGCTGCATTAACTTTGAAAAGAAGAATTGATGCTTCGAATCAAGAGCGTACAGATATGGTAGAATATATTGATAGCTATTTCTTACAAAAACACAAAGATGTTCAAGTAAAAGCAACTGCTAAGATTAACTCTGAGAGTCCAGCTTGGGCTATTGACAGACTATCTATCTTATCTCTTAAGATTTATCACATGAATGAAGAAGCTACTAGACCTGAAGCTACTCAAGATCACAGAGATAAATGTCAAGCTAAATTGGATGTACTTTTAGAACAAAAGAAAGACTTAACTACTGCTATCGATGATTTATTAAATGATATCGCTAACGGAGATAAGTATATGAAAGTATACAAGCAAATGAAAATGTACAATGATGAGGAATTAAACCCTGTATTGTACCAAAACAAGAAATAA
- a CDS encoding DUF6341 family protein has protein sequence MTSFFLGLGFLFEKVLFIPMDLFAKLELTNWWTANIITWAFILITCYYFAFWLKQLKIFKANNEDDQDTTAHSFLK, from the coding sequence ATGACTTCATTTTTTCTTGGATTAGGATTCCTTTTTGAAAAAGTTCTATTTATTCCAATGGATCTTTTTGCAAAATTAGAATTAACAAATTGGTGGACTGCAAATATTATTACTTGGGCGTTTATCCTTATTACTTGCTACTATTTTGCTTTTTGGTTAAAACAACTAAAAATCTTCAAAGCAAATAATGAAGATGACCAAGATACTACAGCCCACTCATTTTTAAAATAG
- the purD gene encoding phosphoribosylamine--glycine ligase, with protein sequence MKILLLGSGGREHALAWKMLQSSKCEELFVAPGNAGTAKIAKNIAVNPNDFEAVKKTVLEHKIDMVVVGPEDPLVKGIVDFFKGDDLVNHIPVIGPSMKGAQLEGSKDFAKEFLFKHNIPTAGYATFTKDTVEEGKKFLETVKAPYVLKADGLAAGKGVVILEDINEAKAELENMLVDAKFGDASSKVVIEEFLSGIELSCFVLTDGKSYKLLPTAKDYKRIGEGDKGLNTGGMGAVSPVPFATDDFLKKVEERVVIPTVRGLQEDNLDFKGFVFIGLIKVGDDPFVIEYNVRMGDPETEVVMPRVKTDLVDLFEAVANETLDTVEIELDERTATTVMLVSGGYPEDYEKGKVITGIDDVTDSIVFHAGTALKDGEVVTNGGRVLAVTSYGNSYDEALKKSYQNIAKLNFDKIYYRSDIGFDL encoded by the coding sequence ATGAAAATTTTACTATTAGGTTCAGGAGGACGTGAGCACGCACTTGCTTGGAAAATGCTTCAAAGTTCTAAATGTGAAGAGTTATTCGTAGCACCAGGAAATGCTGGTACAGCGAAAATTGCTAAGAATATAGCGGTCAATCCAAATGATTTTGAAGCAGTAAAGAAGACTGTTTTAGAGCATAAGATTGATATGGTGGTGGTAGGACCTGAAGATCCTCTTGTAAAAGGAATTGTAGATTTCTTTAAAGGAGATGATCTAGTAAATCATATTCCTGTAATTGGCCCTTCAATGAAAGGAGCACAATTAGAAGGAAGTAAAGACTTCGCTAAAGAGTTTTTATTTAAACATAATATACCGACAGCTGGTTATGCTACATTTACAAAAGATACTGTAGAAGAAGGGAAGAAGTTCTTAGAGACAGTAAAAGCTCCTTATGTATTGAAAGCAGATGGATTAGCAGCAGGAAAAGGTGTAGTTATTTTAGAAGACATCAATGAAGCTAAGGCAGAGTTAGAGAATATGTTAGTAGATGCTAAGTTTGGTGATGCTAGTTCTAAAGTAGTTATTGAAGAATTTTTGTCTGGTATAGAATTGAGTTGTTTTGTATTAACTGATGGTAAATCATATAAGTTATTACCAACAGCAAAAGACTACAAGAGAATAGGAGAAGGAGATAAAGGGTTAAATACAGGAGGTATGGGAGCAGTTTCTCCAGTTCCTTTTGCTACTGATGACTTTTTAAAGAAAGTAGAAGAGAGAGTAGTTATTCCTACTGTAAGAGGATTACAAGAAGACAACTTAGACTTTAAAGGTTTCGTATTCATTGGATTGATTAAGGTTGGAGATGATCCATTCGTGATTGAGTATAATGTACGTATGGGAGACCCTGAGACAGAAGTGGTGATGCCTAGAGTAAAGACTGATTTAGTAGACCTTTTTGAAGCAGTGGCTAATGAAACACTTGATACAGTTGAGATAGAGTTAGATGAGCGTACAGCAACTACTGTAATGTTGGTATCGGGTGGTTATCCTGAAGACTATGAGAAAGGAAAAGTAATTACAGGTATAGATGACGTAACAGATTCTATTGTATTCCATGCTGGAACAGCGCTAAAAGATGGAGAAGTAGTGACTAATGGTGGTCGTGTATTAGCTGTTACATCTTATGGAAACAGTTACGATGAGGCATTAAAAAAATCTTATCAAAACATAGCTAAGCTAAATTTCGATAAGATTTATTACCGTTCAGATATAGGTTTCGATTTGTAA